One region of Citrus sinensis cultivar Valencia sweet orange chromosome 6, DVS_A1.0, whole genome shotgun sequence genomic DNA includes:
- the LOC102614557 gene encoding protein trichome birefringence-like 3 encodes MSLAQSPAATIKSYRGKLPLSIITVLVCSFAIIALLYTERLSSLSSGSIFKLSSCPKRNHIKKSKNKTAEQNIYNTEIDDRFDFDPEECNVVNGKWVFNSSIKPLYSDRTCPYLDMQVSCVKNGRPDSDYRHWEWQPEDCTLPRFNPELALKKLRNKKLLFVGDSLQRGQWQSFVCMVESIIPEDKKHFKRGRSHTVFKAKEYNASIEFYWAPFLIESNSDLQIIGDPKKRILKVDSIEKHAKHWGAVDIIVFNTYVWWMSGIRLKTLWGSFANGADGFEELDTPIAYRIGLKTWANWIDSTINPNRTRVFFTTMSPTHTKSIDWGNKDGIKCFNETKPVTKKKHWGSGSDKKMMSVVSDVVKKMKVPVTFLNITQISEYRIDAHASVYTEAGGKVLTEEERADPLRHADCIHWCLPGVPDTWNQIFLAHL; translated from the exons ATGAGCTTAGCACAATCCCCTGCAGCCACAATAAAATCTTATAGAGGAAAGCTACCTCTCTCGATCATCACTGTTTTAGTCTGCAGTTTTGCAATCATAGCTCTCTTGTACACTGAACGACTCAGCTCACTTTCTTCCGGTTCCATATTCAAGCTCTCTTCTTGTCCCAAAAGAAATCATATTAAGAAATCAA AGAACAAAACTGCAGAACAGAACATATACAACACTGAAATAGATGATAGGTTTGACTTCGACCCAGAAGAGTGCAATGTCGTGAATGGAAAATGGGTGTTTAACAGTTCAATCAAGCCTCTGTATTCGGACCGAACATGTCCATATCTTGATATGCAAGTTTCCTGTGTTAAAAACGGACGGCCGGATTCCGACTACCGCCACTGGGAATGGCAGCCAGAGGATTGCACTCTGCCTAG ATTCAATCCAGAGCTTGCCCTTAAGAAACTTCGAAACAAGAAGCTACTATTTGTTGGAGATTCATTACAGAGAGGTCAGTGGCAATCATTTGTCTGTATGGTGGAGTCAATAATTCCTGAAGACAAGAAGCACTTCAAACGGGGTCGGTCTCATACTGTCTTCAAAGCCAAG GAGTACAATGCTAGCATTGAATTCTATTGGGCTCCGTTTTTGATCGAGTCCAATTCGGATCTGCAAATAATAGGGGACCcaaaaaagagaattttaaAAGTGGATTCAATTGAAAAGCATGCCAAACACTGGGGAGCAGTGGACATTATAGTCTTTAACACGTACGTTTGGTGGATGAGTGGCATTAGACTCAAAACATT ATGGGGTTCATTTGCAAACGGGGCAGACGGTTTTGAAGAATTGGACACACCTATTGCTTATAGAATCGGGTTAAAGACGTGGGCAAATTGGATCGATTCAACTATAAATCCCAACAGGACACGTGTCTTCTTCACTACTATGTCCCCTACACATACGAA AAGCATAGATTGGGGCAACAAGGACGGGATTAAATGTTTCAACGAAACAAAGCCGGTGACGAAGAAGAAGCATTGGGGAAGTGGTTCcgataaaaaaatgatgagtGTGGTTTCGGATGTAGTGAAAAAGATGAAAGTTCCCGTTACATTCCTCAACATTACTCAAATTTCAGAGTACCGAATCGATGCACACGCGTCGGTTTACACGGAGGCCGGCGGCAAGGTGCTGACGGAGGAGGAGAGAGCTGATCCTTTACGCCATGCAGATTGCATACATTGGTGCTTGCCAGGAGTCCCTGATACTTggaatcaaatatttttagctCATTTGTAG
- the LOC102614266 gene encoding bifunctional monothiol glutaredoxin-S16, chloroplastic: MATNTINLSLSPVPSLRLLSPYSPQNAPSLSFYSHFRPPIQLPSISHNTYKYTTATPRSLVIVTAVKTLSDTELVAVPLTAEEFNSKFPSETGVYAVYDKNDELQFVGISRNIGASVFSHLKSVPELCCSVKVGVVDDPDRTALTQAWKSWMEEHIQATGKIPPGNESGNNTWVRQPPKKKKPDLRLTPGRNVQLTVPLEELIDKLVKENKVVAFIKGSRSAPMCGFSQKVIGILESQGVDYESIDVLDEEYNNGLRETLKKYSNWPTFPQIFVNGELVGGCDILSSMYEKGELASLFKK, from the exons ATGGCCACAAACACAATCAATCTCAGTCTCTCTCCAGTCCCTTCACTTCGCTTACTCTCACCCTATTCTCCCCAAAATGCCCCCAGTCTTTCCTTTTATTCCCACTTCAGACCTCCCATCCAATTACCCTCCATTTCTCACAACACCTACAAGTATACAACAGCTACTCCTCGCTCGCTAGTCATCGTTACTGCCGTCAAAACTTTATCGGATACGGAACTGGTTGCCGTCCCGTTAACGGCTGAGGAGTTCAACTCGAAATTTCCGTCAGAGACCGGCGTTTACGCCGTTTACGACAAAAACGATGAGCTTCAATTCGTCGGCATTTCCCGGAACATTGGCGCCAGCGTTTTCTCTCATCTAAAATCTGTACCGGAGTTATGCTGCTCCGTCAAG GTTGGTGTAGTAGATGATCCTGATAGGACAGCTTTAACCCAAGCTTGGAAATCTTGGATGGAAGAACACATACAAGCCACTGGAAAAATCCCACCAGGAAATGAATCGGGGAACAACACTTGGGTTCGGCAGCctccaaagaagaaaaagccTGACCTCCGACTTACTCCTGGGCGTAATGTCCAGCTGACAGTTCCACTAGAGGAGCTCATTGATAAATTAGTAAAGGAGAACAAGGTGGTAGCCTTTATCAAGGGATCAAGAAGTGCACCAATGTGTGGATTCTCACAAAAAGTGATCGGCATTCTTGAAAGTCAAGGTGTGGATTATGAAAGTATAGACGTGCTCGACGAAGAGTATAATAATGGATTGAGGGAAACCCTAAAGAAGTATAGTAACTGGCCTACTTTCCCCCAAATCTTTGTGAATGGAGAA